The DNA segment GGTGGGGGAACCAGGGGATCGTCGGCTCTAGCATCGTATCCGGTGCATTGCGTCCGTTGATGAACCAGTACACCGCGTGGTACGCCGTCGTGTCTACCAGTTCCGGCAGACCGAACTCGACCCAGAGGTGAACGAAGTAGTCCATCTCGGTCAGCAGAAAGAGGTATTCGTGGTCGTATGCGGAGTCTGAGTGTCCGTACGCGCGCGGGCTCGCAGGATTGAAGCCGGCTGGGCGCACGATCAGCGCGCCGAGAAGTCCCATCTCGATCTGCAGGTCTGGGTCCGTGCCACTGTGATAGTGGTACGTGCCGGGCTCACTCGCGGTGAACGAGTAGGTGACGCTAGCGCCGGGCGACGCCTCCGCCGTGAGCAGACCTGGCACTCCGCCGCTGGTCGTCACGCCGGTTTGACCGGGAAAGACAATCGACGCCGGGACCGGCAGCTCGTTGTTCAGCGTGACGGTGACTGTGGCACCCTCGTCGACGATCAACGTGGGCCCCGGGTACTGCATCGGACCGGAGCCATCGGCATAGCTCCAGACGTAGAGGCTGAGCCCGTCGCCAGCGTTGATGTAGCCGCTTCTCGCCGCCAACGTAAACGTGTCGCCCGTCAGTCCCGGGATTTCTGCTGCGGTCGGCGCAATGACCGCCAGCAGCACACCCACGCCGCACGCAGTTCTTCTTGCTGTTCGCCAGTTCATAGTGTCTTGCTCCCTGTGCAGGCTCGTCGATGGCCGGGCCCGGCACCCTGGTGCCAGCCGGCCGGATTACTCGAGCGGTCTGTTCTCGGCAGCTCCCTTGATGCGCGGGAAGCCTTCGGTTGGCACACGCCGTGGTTGGGGACCGCCCTTGGGTGCCGGAGCAGAGATGACAATCTCGGTCATCATGCCGCCGTAGTCCTCGGTGTCGTTACTGAGAAAGTTGAGGTTCGTGGTGTAGAGAAAATATGTGCCCGGGCTGACACTTGTGGTGTCCAGGATCACGTCGGCCGTCTCTCCGCCTCCGAGCGTGACAGAAGTCGTGTACTGCGAGAGGTCGGCCCCGCCCGGCCCGCGCAGGAGCCGCGCGCCCCGCCCGACAACCTTCATCGGAATCCCCAGCACCGTGATGGTGAAGTAGTCGGTGGTCGAGAGACTCGAGCAGCGCAGCAAGACCTTCTGGCCCTGCGTCGCCGCCACGCGCGACGAGACCTGCTGGGAATTGCGCGGCTCCAAGCCCAGGTCCTGGAGCAGCGGCGAATCGTTCGACAGCGGGTCGGGGTTGACCGTGTCGGGGTAGCCGCGCCCGTTGAACATGGCGTAGGTGTCCTTCATGTTCGCGAACGGCAGCGGCTGCACGGCGAGGTGCAGCTCATGGAACACCGGATCGAACGAATGGAGTTGGATCGGGAAATCCACGTCGTAGAACGTGGAACCGTCCCCATCATTGTAAGCGTACTTGTAACCCGTATGATGGGTGAACCCGTTGAGGTCCGTGCCATCTGGGAGGTTGTTCTGCTTGGGCAGGACGTACAGATTGCCGAGCATGCCCATCTGCATGTGCTCGGCTGCCTCGACGTGACAGTGCCACATGTAGGTGCCCGGCTCGACGACATTGTAGTAGTATGTCAGGCTCGAGCCCATGTTGATGACGATCGAGGCCTCCGGCACGCCGTCAAAAACCGGCGCGGCGTTCGGAAATCCGTGCCAGTGAATCGAGTGCGGATCGAACAGGTCCGGCCGCATGACCATGCCCACGTTGCTCAGGTTCAGGTAGACTTGCTGGCCCTCCTTGACCACGATCGTGGGCGCGGGCAACTGCGCCGCCAGCATCCCCTCCATCATGACCATCTCGTTCGGCACGCCGGTCACATCGTGAAAGCCGAACGTGTACTGCGGCCGGCCATCAGCCATGTTGATGAACCCGTCGCCGGCGGTCATGTGCAGGCAGACCGTGTC comes from the Phycisphaerae bacterium genome and includes:
- a CDS encoding multicopper oxidase domain-containing protein, whose product is MNWRTARRTACGVGVLLAVIAPTAAEIPGLTGDTFTLAARSGYINAGDGLSLYVWSYADGSGPMQYPGPTLIVDEGATVTVTLNNELPVPASIVFPGQTGVTTSGGVPGLLTAEASPGASVTYSFTASEPGTYHYHSGTDPDLQIEMGLLGALIVRPAGFNPASPRAYGHSDSAYDHEYLFLLTEMDYFVHLWVEFGLPELVDTTAYHAVYWFINGRNAPDTMLEPTIPWFPHQPYNCLPRMHPGDRLLMRVIGGGRNLHPFHTHGNNFTIIARDGRLLESAAGAGADLAVSDFTIQSVPGQTVDAIFEWTGAGLGWDIYGHAPGDPLEPGEYAPDHGKPFPVILPEQLEITRGANWSGSPFLGTFGSVPPGEGGFNMNAGYFYMWHSHLEVEMVNNDIFPGGMMTMLIIEPPGVPIP
- a CDS encoding multicopper oxidase domain-containing protein; translation: MRCLKGITAGGLLLGLAWPLPPVRAEIFTQCPPDTDGIDTDGDGIVDNDTVCLHMTAGDGFINMADGRPQYTFGFHDVTGVPNEMVMMEGMLAAQLPAPTIVVKEGQQVYLNLSNVGMVMRPDLFDPHSIHWHGFPNAAPVFDGVPEASIVINMGSSLTYYYNVVEPGTYMWHCHVEAAEHMQMGMLGNLYVLPKQNNLPDGTDLNGFTHHTGYKYAYNDGDGSTFYDVDFPIQLHSFDPVFHELHLAVQPLPFANMKDTYAMFNGRGYPDTVNPDPLSNDSPLLQDLGLEPRNSQQVSSRVAATQGQKVLLRCSSLSTTDYFTITVLGIPMKVVGRGARLLRGPGGADLSQYTTSVTLGGGETADVILDTTSVSPGTYFLYTTNLNFLSNDTEDYGGMMTEIVISAPAPKGGPQPRRVPTEGFPRIKGAAENRPLE